One window of the Salvelinus alpinus chromosome 13, SLU_Salpinus.1, whole genome shotgun sequence genome contains the following:
- the LOC139537368 gene encoding protein CWC15 homolog translates to MTTAARPTFEPARGGRGKGEGDLSALSKQYSSRDLPGHTKIKYRQLTQDAPEEVRARDFRRELEERERVAVREKTRERGPREHTTSSSSKRPRLDQIPAANLDADDPLTDDEEEDDDSEEDSDDDDTAALLAELEKIKKERAEEQERKEREQKAEEERIRMENILSGNPLLNLAGQQQQQQQQQIVPTPTAFSVKRRWDDDVVFKNCAKGVDEARREKRFVNDTLRSEFHKKFMEKYVK, encoded by the exons ATGACAACAGCCGCGAGACCGACGTTTGAGCcagcgagaggagggagagggaagggagagggcgATCTCAGTGCGTTGTCCAAACAGTACTCAAGCCGAGATCTGCCTGGTCACACTAAGATCAAGTACAG GCAGCTCACCCAGGATGCCCCCGAGGAGGTGCGTGCCCGGGACTTCCGCAgggagctggaggagagggagcgtGTTGCTGTCCGggagaagactagagagaggggACCGAGAG AACACACCACATCCTCATCCTCTAAGAGGCCCAGACTAGATCAAATCCCTGCTGCCAACCTGGATGCAGATGACCCTCTCACTGAT gatgaggaggaggatgatgactCTGAGGAGGACAGTGATGACGATGACACTGCGGCTCTGCTGGCTGAATTGGAGAAAATCAAGAAGGAGCGGGCTGAGGAGCAGGAACGCAAG GAGCGGGAGCAgaaagcagaggaggagaggatccgCATGGAGAACATCCTTAGTGGGAATCCTCTGCTCAACCTGGctggacagcagcagcagcagcagcaacaacagatagtccccacCCCGACTGCCTTCAGCGTCAAGAGAAG gTGGGATGATGACGTCGTGTTCAAGAACTGTGCAAAGGGAGTGGATGAGGCACGCCGGGAGAAACGCTTTGTCAACGACACTCTGCGCTCCGAGTTCCACAAGAAATTCATGGAGAAATATGTGAAGTAG